From a single Devosia litorisediminis genomic region:
- a CDS encoding alpha-L-rhamnosidase: MTNLKPIDLRCELLAAPKGLNTPYPRFGWGLSAEGNGARQSAYEICVGDEKADVARGIGNYWQSGQTASSETLFISYAGNPLQSDLTLYWSVRVWDETSEPSAWSAPLSLMTGLMARSDWDAEWIARYFVLPAGREAPADDLYDNPWQARPADYLRREFDARGPVVRATAYVTALGLYELYLNGTRVGDEVMAPGWTDYHQRVIYQAHDVTDLIGAGQNAIGAIIGEGWYSGRVGHNQRRAGNHYGGRPALLCQLHLTYADGSVERVVTDPFWRTSRGPVCYSDFLMGEHYDARLDMPGWAIAGFDDTRWQPVEAFSPEPREPVLSAAKSQPVREVARLDGRYLHRAKSGAAIFDFGQNFAGYVELTVQARRNDRFTLRHAEILDGDGELYTANLRHAVCVDHFTAAGTGSERFKPRFTFHGFRYLELTLPEGVVLDDVTVTGIAIQSDTPQSGQLETGNALVNQLISNIEWSQRGNFLSVPTDCPQRDERLGWSADAQVFWRTAGYNMDVAGFLAKWFDDITDAQLPDGAFTDIAPSRPLNPYKQSAQPGAPGWGDGPIIMAWQHYLRYGDAGLLSAVYPALQRWMTHIGGANPDFIRTQNVYNNYGDWLSVGPASDRTMVATAYWVLVANLMAKIATVLGKDSDHADYSGLAQDVRRAFRTAFVAEDGRISGDTQTAYLLALDFDLLPATQRASAAARLIDKLDAANGHLQTGFLGVKHLCPVLTDIGRADYAYRLLLNESYPSWGFSIRQGATTIWERWDGWTPERGFQSANMNSFNHYAYGAVGEWLYARMAGIDWEASAPGFRTIRMRPLFERGIGWVKAAYRAATGVVESAWRYDGDTIIWSIAVPPNCRAEIELADGPDNIAIDGVPLAISASEHLFDQQTTRFALDSGRFTISISLPQGIAA, encoded by the coding sequence ATGACCAATCTCAAGCCAATCGATCTGCGCTGCGAACTGCTCGCCGCGCCCAAAGGACTGAACACGCCTTACCCCCGTTTTGGCTGGGGACTGAGCGCTGAAGGCAATGGTGCACGACAGAGCGCTTATGAAATCTGCGTTGGCGATGAAAAGGCAGACGTTGCCAGGGGGATCGGCAATTATTGGCAGAGTGGTCAGACCGCTTCGAGCGAAACGCTGTTCATTAGCTATGCCGGCAACCCGCTGCAGTCTGATCTGACACTCTACTGGTCGGTGCGCGTCTGGGATGAAACCAGCGAACCTTCAGCCTGGAGTGCGCCCCTTAGTTTGATGACCGGACTGATGGCCCGCAGCGACTGGGACGCAGAATGGATCGCGCGCTATTTCGTGCTGCCAGCCGGCCGCGAGGCACCTGCAGACGATCTCTATGACAATCCCTGGCAAGCACGGCCCGCGGACTATTTGCGGCGCGAGTTTGACGCCCGGGGACCGGTGGTGCGGGCCACGGCCTATGTCACGGCACTCGGACTCTATGAGCTCTATCTCAATGGTACGCGCGTGGGCGACGAGGTGATGGCACCGGGCTGGACCGATTACCATCAACGCGTCATTTACCAGGCCCATGACGTTACCGATCTAATCGGAGCGGGCCAGAATGCCATTGGCGCCATAATCGGTGAGGGCTGGTATTCAGGCCGGGTCGGGCACAATCAGCGCCGCGCCGGCAATCACTATGGCGGCCGGCCAGCGCTCCTGTGTCAATTGCACCTGACCTATGCCGATGGGAGCGTAGAGCGCGTCGTTACCGATCCATTCTGGCGGACCAGCCGCGGGCCCGTCTGCTATTCCGATTTCCTAATGGGCGAACATTATGACGCCCGACTGGACATGCCCGGCTGGGCCATTGCCGGATTTGACGACACGCGCTGGCAGCCGGTCGAAGCCTTTTCCCCCGAGCCCCGCGAGCCCGTACTGAGCGCCGCCAAGAGCCAGCCCGTCAGGGAAGTGGCGCGTCTGGACGGGCGCTATTTGCACCGCGCCAAGTCTGGCGCTGCAATCTTTGATTTCGGGCAGAATTTTGCCGGCTATGTCGAACTCACGGTTCAGGCCCGACGCAACGATCGCTTCACGCTGCGCCATGCGGAAATCCTTGATGGCGACGGCGAACTCTACACGGCCAATCTGCGCCATGCCGTGTGCGTTGATCACTTTACGGCAGCAGGTACGGGCAGTGAGCGTTTCAAGCCGCGCTTCACCTTTCACGGCTTCCGCTACCTCGAATTGACACTGCCCGAGGGCGTGGTGTTGGACGACGTCACTGTGACGGGTATCGCCATTCAATCCGACACGCCTCAAAGCGGCCAGCTGGAAACGGGCAACGCGCTAGTCAATCAGCTAATCTCCAATATCGAATGGAGCCAACGCGGCAATTTCCTTTCGGTGCCAACCGACTGTCCCCAGCGTGATGAGCGGCTGGGCTGGAGCGCCGATGCGCAGGTATTCTGGCGTACGGCCGGCTACAACATGGACGTGGCGGGGTTTTTAGCCAAGTGGTTCGACGACATCACCGACGCGCAATTGCCCGATGGTGCCTTTACCGACATTGCGCCATCGCGCCCACTCAACCCCTATAAGCAATCGGCACAACCGGGTGCGCCCGGCTGGGGCGACGGGCCGATCATCATGGCGTGGCAGCATTATCTGCGCTATGGCGACGCCGGATTGCTGAGCGCGGTCTATCCGGCGCTGCAACGCTGGATGACCCATATTGGCGGGGCCAATCCCGACTTCATCCGCACCCAGAATGTCTACAATAATTACGGCGACTGGCTTAGCGTCGGCCCGGCTTCAGACCGAACCATGGTGGCCACCGCCTATTGGGTTCTGGTTGCCAATCTGATGGCCAAGATCGCAACGGTGCTGGGCAAAGATAGCGATCACGCTGACTATTCGGGTCTGGCGCAGGATGTGCGGCGCGCCTTTCGTACTGCCTTCGTGGCCGAGGATGGGCGCATCAGCGGCGACACGCAAACAGCCTACCTGCTGGCGCTTGATTTCGATCTGCTGCCGGCAACGCAACGCGCAAGCGCTGCGGCACGCCTGATCGACAAGCTCGACGCAGCCAATGGACATCTGCAAACCGGGTTCCTGGGGGTCAAACATCTGTGCCCGGTTCTGACCGATATCGGGCGGGCTGATTACGCCTATCGACTGCTTTTGAACGAGAGCTACCCCAGTTGGGGCTTCTCGATCCGGCAGGGTGCCACCACGATCTGGGAACGCTGGGATGGCTGGACGCCAGAGCGCGGTTTCCAGAGCGCCAATATGAATTCATTCAATCACTACGCCTATGGCGCAGTGGGCGAATGGCTCTATGCCCGCATGGCCGGTATCGACTGGGAAGCATCGGCGCCCGGTTTCCGTACCATCCGCATGCGCCCGCTATTTGAGCGCGGGATCGGCTGGGTCAAAGCCGCCTATCGTGCCGCTACGGGCGTGGTGGAGAGCGCCTGGCGTTATGATGGCGATACGATCATCTGGAGCATTGCCGTGCCGCCCAATTGCCGGGCCGAAATCGAGCTTGCCGATGGGCCCGACAACATCGCCATCGATGGTGTGCCGCTGGCCATCAGTGCTTCCGAGCACCTTTTCGATCAGCAGACCACACGATTTGCCCTCGATAGCGGGCGCTTCACTATTTCCATTTCCCTACCGCAAGGTATCGCAGCATGA
- a CDS encoding GntR family transcriptional regulator, producing the protein MAYARARETDARRSLPSVKKAAYDTFQQALLQGKLRPGQVLSQKDLVVLLDLSIGALRELLPRLEAEGLLHVMPQRGIQITVIDLPMIRDAFQVRLAFEREAVLAAVKNMPEAPLREQRDLHAGIVERLKAGPSAALLDEGQDVDTHFHDLLISATENELLIQAYHVNSIRIRLIKLDRIRLSETTLPAAFGDHLAVIDAMLERDRQKAADAMEAHIRNARERAIAL; encoded by the coding sequence ATGGCGTATGCCCGCGCTCGAGAAACAGACGCCCGTCGTTCGCTACCTTCAGTCAAGAAGGCGGCATACGACACGTTTCAGCAGGCGCTGTTGCAGGGCAAGCTGCGCCCCGGGCAGGTTCTGTCACAGAAGGACCTGGTAGTCCTTCTGGATCTGTCGATCGGTGCCCTGCGCGAATTGCTGCCGCGGCTGGAAGCCGAAGGGCTGCTGCACGTCATGCCCCAGCGCGGCATCCAGATCACGGTAATCGATCTGCCGATGATCAGGGACGCGTTTCAGGTGCGTCTGGCGTTCGAACGCGAAGCGGTGCTGGCGGCGGTCAAGAACATGCCGGAAGCTCCGCTACGCGAGCAGCGCGACCTTCATGCGGGCATTGTTGAACGTCTCAAGGCTGGGCCGAGCGCGGCCCTGCTTGATGAGGGGCAGGATGTGGACACCCACTTCCATGACCTGCTGATCTCGGCGACGGAAAACGAACTGCTGATCCAAGCCTATCACGTCAATTCCATCCGAATCCGGCTGATCAAGCTTGATCGCATCCGCTTGAGCGAGACGACCCTGCCCGCAGCCTTTGGTGACCATCTGGCTGTGATCGATGCCATGCTGGAGCGAGACCGTCAGAAGGCCGCCGACGCCATGGAAGCCCATATTCGCAACGCCCGTGAGCGGGCAATCGCCCTTTAG
- a CDS encoding dihydrodipicolinate synthase family protein, protein MSNSDLSGIISAVTTPVTETFDIDGGRLAQHCERLLNSGCSFVSTFGTTGEGASLSSAQKIPAMRALKAAGAEMSRHIPSVMTPTADEAGAMIAAAAELGCRGVLVLPPFYYDFASDDGIVAFIDEAMRRAGRPDIDILLYNIPRFSRFTYTPELIDMLVAKFGSAIVGLKDSTGVAENGKMLAQRYPDLSIFTGDDRVMPSLVQAGGAGMIGGMPNVFSADLRKIFEAPGAAETEDLRKRAGQRIVTVDGNGSMLALKATLAAVYDDPSWARAVPPLVGLNAAQTATVLSEFAETGFVPTKAA, encoded by the coding sequence GTGTCGAATTCAGATCTGAGCGGGATTATTTCGGCCGTAACCACCCCGGTTACAGAGACCTTTGACATTGATGGTGGCCGCCTGGCTCAGCATTGCGAGCGCCTGCTCAATAGCGGGTGCAGCTTCGTGTCGACCTTCGGTACCACCGGCGAGGGTGCGTCGCTTTCGAGCGCCCAGAAGATTCCGGCGATGCGCGCGCTCAAGGCTGCGGGCGCCGAGATGTCCAGGCATATTCCATCGGTGATGACGCCAACGGCGGACGAGGCCGGGGCGATGATTGCAGCGGCAGCCGAGCTGGGTTGCCGCGGCGTGCTGGTGCTGCCGCCGTTCTACTATGACTTTGCGAGCGACGATGGCATTGTGGCCTTTATCGATGAGGCAATGCGCCGGGCGGGTCGCCCTGACATCGACATCCTGCTCTACAATATCCCGCGATTCAGCCGCTTTACCTATACTCCTGAGCTGATCGACATGCTGGTGGCCAAGTTTGGCAGCGCCATTGTCGGGCTCAAGGACTCCACAGGTGTGGCCGAGAACGGCAAGATGCTGGCGCAGCGCTATCCGGACCTGTCGATCTTTACCGGCGATGACCGGGTAATGCCCTCGCTGGTGCAGGCCGGTGGCGCCGGCATGATCGGCGGCATGCCCAATGTATTCTCGGCCGATTTGCGCAAGATCTTTGAAGCACCCGGCGCCGCCGAGACCGAAGATCTGCGCAAGCGCGCCGGGCAGCGGATTGTAACGGTGGATGGCAATGGCAGCATGCTTGCGCTCAAGGCAACGCTTGCCGCAGTCTATGACGACCCATCCTGGGCCCGCGCCGTACCACCGCTGGTCGGGTTGAACGCGGCACAGACCGCGACCGTCCTCTCGGAATTCGCCGAAACAGGGTTTGTGCCGACCAAAGCTGCCTAG